TGCCAGGAGCGTCAGCCGGCAGGCCGGGTTGCCGCAGGATGCTGGCCCGCGGCGGGGCCAGAGGGATGGCCGCGTCAGCCATGGGTGCCCGTGCTGGCTTCGCCGTTGGCCAGGTAGGCCTCCAGCGAGTCATCGAGCGCATCCTTCCACGGTGTATGGTGCAGCGGCGACTGCTTGCCCGTCATCAGCGAGCGGTAAGAGTGGTCGCGGAAGGTCATGATGCTTTCCTTCTTGTGCTGTTCCCACACCAGGAAGGTCTGGATCACGCCTTCGATGTTGAAGCTCGGGTAGTCCGTCGCATTGATCAGCTGCTGCACGTAGTCGGCCTGGAACCGGATCATCGATTCGTCGGTCGTCAGGGCCTCTTCACGCTTGCGCCATGCCTGGCTGTCGGCGGTCATCTCGGCGGTGGTGGCCGGCAGGGACAGGCGGCCCAGGATCAGGTCGCGCACATACCAGGCCTGCGCGTCGAACATGTTGAAGGTGAAGAACTGATCCTGCATGCCCAGGTAGAACAGCTTGGGGTTCTTTTCCCAGGCCACGCCCTTGTACAGACCCAGTGGCCACAGGCGGTTGTCGGTCTTCAGGCGCAGGTCGTCCGGCAGGAAGGGCAGGTAGTGGAGGTAGCCGGTGCACAGGATGATGGCGTCGATCTCCTTGGACGTACCGTCCTTGAAGTAGGCCGTCTTGTTCTCGACGTGGGTCAGCAGCGGCTTCTGTTCCCAGTTCTCCGGGAAGTTGAAGGGCATGGGCTTGCTGCGGTACGAGGTGGTGATGGTCTTGGCGCCGTACTTCCAGCACTGCGAGCCGATGTCTTCCGCCGAATAACTGCGGCCGATCAGCAGCACGTTCTTGTCCTTGAACTCCAGCGCGTCGCGGAAGTCGTGGGCATGCAGCACGCGGCCGTTGAAGGTGTCCAAACCGGGGAAGAAGGGCACGTGGGGGGTCGAGAAGTGGCCGGATGCCACCACCACGTAGTCGAACAGCTCCGACGTCATGGTGTCGGTCTTCAGGTCATGCGCGGTGACCGTGAACTTCTCGGTCTTCGCGTCGAAGGTCACCATGCGCACGGGCGTTTCGAAGCGCACCCAGGGGCGGACGTTGGCCTTCTCGACGCGGCCCTTGATGTAGTCCCACA
The genomic region above belongs to Aquabacterium olei and contains:
- a CDS encoding NAD(P)-binding domain-containing protein — encoded protein: MTRVAVIGAGPSGMAQMRAFQSAASKGTEIPEIVCFEKASEWGGLWNYTWRTGLDENGEPVHCSMYRYLWSNGPKECLEFADYTFDEHFGKGIGSYPPRAVLWDYIKGRVEKANVRPWVRFETPVRMVTFDAKTEKFTVTAHDLKTDTMTSELFDYVVVASGHFSTPHVPFFPGLDTFNGRVLHAHDFRDALEFKDKNVLLIGRSYSAEDIGSQCWKYGAKTITTSYRSKPMPFNFPENWEQKPLLTHVENKTAYFKDGTSKEIDAIILCTGYLHYLPFLPDDLRLKTDNRLWPLGLYKGVAWEKNPKLFYLGMQDQFFTFNMFDAQAWYVRDLILGRLSLPATTAEMTADSQAWRKREEALTTDESMIRFQADYVQQLINATDYPSFNIEGVIQTFLVWEQHKKESIMTFRDHSYRSLMTGKQSPLHHTPWKDALDDSLEAYLANGEASTGTHG